In candidate division WOR-3 bacterium, a single window of DNA contains:
- a CDS encoding WG repeat-containing protein, with the protein MSPFVPIGKSGMLRCGKWGFIEKTGRHIAEPHFDEAWDFSDGLAEVNIGCRPDKYNRTCGGKTGYIDRTGKYVWKPTS; encoded by the coding sequence GTGTCCCCATTTGTCCCCATCGGCAAGAGCGGCATGCTGCGCTGCGGCAAGTGGGGTTTCATTGAAAAGACCGGCCGGCATATTGCCGAGCCGCATTTCGACGAAGCGTGGGATTTCTCCGACGGCCTCGCCGAGGTCAATATCGGGTGCCGACCGGACAAGTACAACCGGACCTGCGGAGGCAAGACTGGCTACATTGACCGGACCGGCAAGTACGTCTGGAAGCCGACAAGCTGA
- a CDS encoding C25 family cysteine peptidase: MTVTKVVGTLVSLAGLLVAHQLSLAPGQFSFEPFGEFYRVVAEGFTSEGPPGHPVLPVRFLTYILPPGTKAESVDIKTSEYKFVGKYYICPAQPSVPLDSTPPWVPPDSAIYNSKSPYPAAPVEIVNRGFFDGASVVTVAVRPVRYIPVNREVFALSWIEFDFFLSEAAPPTRAMVRDIHAQETHDLALRAVIENDEDIPAYYQSPMLISEQAPGANARAPYPSPTQYTIITNDLLASSFQPFADWLTNKGVPASVVRMSQFLPYFSGVDSAEKLRNYLKYGYQQCGAIWVLLGGDAGVVPFRYGWRINDDTARPNASGNIIPSDLYFSDMNGNWDVDGDQRWGEPHDGVDVYPELYVGRLTVRQSEKVQNWVNKLLYYEMNGSNDLSQFNRATWIYDGEAGLTPYSQTFEQFPLYYTHSYYNSVTAPTARNAFGRAASPSSAAGIYNVNCHGDPRNFASKSTGGWWKVWADSSPDGENEQNAWLRRCDLPGRHYIVYDIGCYTAAFDPFIPHPPGHEYYPSDTLLADAYTDFYPTTLGVAHLGNTRWGWPTASRELQHCFWQLFFSSGNASLGVAEGLSKVDYPDYYLRHAHSLFGSPENEPWIMSPASMYVRAPSSIPQGVPVQFQVKCSTAGGAGISRVRVCLYKPNDVYQLRLTNSSGIANFTVCAGSPGTLLVTCSYRRAGTGSFQQYLPRQRTCQVIPAKGEGPQSEESGLPRELGFTALNPNPALGNLTVQYGVPVKGRVKLLLYDTQGRSRSVITDEDVNPGYYRQVISRDAWPFSAGVYFLALTQNGSQVTRKVAVAK, from the coding sequence ATGACCGTCACCAAGGTCGTCGGAACGCTTGTGAGCCTGGCCGGCCTGCTGGTGGCGCATCAGCTCAGCCTTGCGCCGGGGCAGTTCTCCTTTGAACCCTTTGGCGAGTTCTATCGCGTAGTCGCTGAAGGTTTCACATCAGAGGGGCCTCCCGGACATCCTGTGCTGCCCGTTCGCTTCCTAACTTACATCCTGCCGCCCGGGACCAAGGCTGAATCAGTGGACATCAAGACCAGCGAATACAAGTTCGTCGGCAAGTACTACATCTGTCCGGCACAGCCGTCAGTGCCGCTTGACAGTACGCCGCCGTGGGTGCCGCCGGACTCTGCAATATACAACTCGAAGTCGCCCTATCCGGCTGCTCCGGTTGAGATTGTGAACCGCGGGTTCTTTGACGGAGCCAGCGTGGTTACGGTGGCGGTTCGACCGGTGAGGTACATCCCTGTCAACCGGGAAGTGTTTGCCCTTTCTTGGATTGAGTTCGATTTCTTTCTCAGCGAGGCGGCTCCGCCGACGCGAGCTATGGTCAGGGACATTCATGCGCAGGAAACCCATGACCTGGCGCTGCGGGCGGTCATCGAGAATGACGAGGACATTCCCGCCTACTACCAGTCGCCCATGCTCATTTCAGAGCAGGCACCGGGAGCCAATGCCCGGGCACCATACCCATCTCCAACCCAGTACACCATTATCACCAATGACCTCTTGGCCAGCTCCTTCCAGCCCTTTGCCGACTGGCTGACCAACAAAGGCGTCCCGGCCAGCGTTGTCCGAATGAGCCAGTTCCTGCCCTACTTCTCGGGCGTCGATAGTGCCGAGAAACTGCGCAACTACCTGAAGTACGGATACCAACAGTGCGGCGCCATCTGGGTTCTTCTTGGCGGAGATGCCGGAGTTGTGCCGTTTCGGTACGGGTGGAGGATCAACGACGACACCGCTCGCCCCAATGCGTCGGGGAATATCATACCCTCCGATCTCTACTTCTCAGACATGAACGGGAACTGGGATGTTGATGGAGACCAGCGCTGGGGTGAGCCTCACGACGGCGTTGACGTCTACCCCGAGCTTTACGTCGGTCGCCTGACTGTGCGGCAGTCTGAGAAGGTTCAGAACTGGGTGAACAAGCTGCTCTACTACGAGATGAATGGGAGCAATGACTTGAGCCAGTTCAACCGGGCGACCTGGATTTATGACGGCGAAGCTGGACTCACTCCATACTCCCAGACTTTCGAGCAGTTCCCTCTCTACTACACACACAGCTACTACAATAGCGTGACTGCGCCAACTGCGCGGAACGCCTTCGGCAGGGCTGCATCACCCAGCTCTGCGGCGGGCATATACAACGTAAACTGCCATGGCGACCCGAGGAACTTCGCCTCAAAATCTACGGGGGGATGGTGGAAAGTCTGGGCAGACAGCAGCCCCGACGGTGAGAACGAGCAAAACGCCTGGTTGCGGCGCTGTGACCTCCCCGGTCGCCACTACATCGTCTATGACATCGGCTGCTATACCGCAGCCTTTGACCCATTCATTCCGCATCCTCCAGGGCACGAGTACTATCCGTCTGACACCCTATTAGCTGATGCTTACACCGATTTCTATCCAACAACACTCGGCGTGGCCCACTTGGGGAATACTCGCTGGGGCTGGCCAACGGCGTCGCGAGAACTACAGCATTGCTTCTGGCAGTTATTCTTCAGCTCGGGCAACGCTTCTCTCGGGGTGGCAGAGGGGCTGTCCAAAGTTGACTACCCCGACTACTACCTACGACATGCCCACAGTCTCTTCGGTTCACCCGAGAACGAGCCCTGGATAATGTCCCCTGCGTCAATGTACGTGCGGGCTCCGTCCTCAATACCTCAGGGTGTACCAGTTCAGTTTCAGGTCAAGTGCTCCACCGCGGGTGGAGCTGGAATTTCCCGGGTGAGGGTGTGCCTTTACAAGCCGAACGACGTCTACCAACTACGCCTGACGAACTCCAGCGGCATCGCCAACTTCACGGTCTGTGCCGGAAGTCCCGGCACGCTACTCGTCACCTGCTCCTACCGCCGAGCCGGAACCGGGTCCTTTCAGCAGTATCTTCCTCGTCAGAGAACCTGCCAGGTCATTCCGGCCAAGGGCGAAGGGCCGCAAAGTGAGGAGTCAGGATTGCCACGGGAACTCGGATTTACCGCTCTGAATCCCAATCCCGCGCTCGGTAATCTCACGGTGCAATACGGCGTGCCGGTCAAGGGTAGGGTGAAGCTGCTGCTCTATGATACCCAGGGAAGAAGCAGGTCAGTGATAACAGACGAGGATGTGAATCCTGGTTACTACAGGCAAGTCATCAGTAGAGACGCTTGGCCCTTTTCGGCCGGTGTATACTTCCTGGCTCTCACGCAGAACGGCAGCCAAGTCACCAGAAAGGTAGCGGTCGCAAAGTAG
- a CDS encoding T9SS type A sorting domain-containing protein — MVFVDSLGVKYAYKAGDTWNILTVPAYQADSLRRLGGASLAVDAADQPGIAVTWTKHSNHDSIWLSFFEYDGQNWHRFEVDSAKGWGPYDFWVPKVQYEPGTDIFHITYRAYAYQGVYVTGRRSAWQVEQASVSVGNWWYDFALHQGRPYIVCSSVRVPLKYQWRWAGGWEEELVVEEAAPAVSIAVDRTGRPHVAFFPFSGDTLYYARRLFVGTEEPVPAVTRAEPQLVVHPNPAPRAFTLEFPVSSRTTATISLCDASGRTVWTEEQTVCPGHYRTRLRLPAEVSPGVYFLRVKGSQEEGTARIVLR, encoded by the coding sequence ATGGTGTTTGTAGATTCTCTGGGCGTAAAGTATGCCTATAAGGCCGGCGATACCTGGAACATCCTGACGGTCCCGGCATATCAAGCTGATTCGCTAAGGCGGCTGGGGGGCGCTTCGCTCGCTGTTGACGCAGCCGACCAACCAGGAATTGCGGTAACCTGGACCAAACATAGTAACCACGACAGCATATGGCTCTCGTTCTTTGAGTATGATGGTCAGAACTGGCATAGGTTCGAGGTTGACTCGGCTAAGGGCTGGGGACCCTACGACTTCTGGGTGCCCAAGGTTCAATACGAACCGGGTACCGACATCTTCCACATCACATACCGCGCCTATGCCTATCAAGGTGTGTACGTGACCGGAAGACGCAGCGCTTGGCAGGTCGAGCAGGCGAGTGTGTCGGTCGGAAACTGGTGGTACGACTTCGCGCTTCACCAGGGAAGACCCTATATTGTTTGTTCCAGCGTTAGGGTTCCTCTGAAGTATCAGTGGCGTTGGGCCGGAGGGTGGGAAGAGGAACTGGTTGTCGAAGAGGCTGCGCCGGCAGTTTCTATTGCGGTTGACCGGACCGGTAGACCCCATGTCGCCTTCTTCCCTTTCAGTGGCGACACCCTGTACTACGCCCGCAGGCTGTTTGTCGGCACAGAAGAACCGGTGCCGGCAGTCACTCGTGCCGAGCCACAGCTCGTGGTCCATCCCAATCCCGCGCCTCGTGCCTTCACGCTTGAGTTTCCAGTCTCTTCTCGGACAACCGCCACAATCTCGCTCTGCGACGCCTCAGGCAGAACCGTCTGGACAGAAGAGCAGACGGTATGTCCCGGCCACTACCGCACGAGACTTCGCCTTCCAGCGGAGGTTAGTCCCGGTGTCTACTTCCTTCGGGTGAAGGGCAGCCAAGAGGAAGGTACTGCGAGGATAGTCCTCAGGTAG
- the arcC gene encoding carbamate kinase produces MNSRIVLAIGGNSLIRAKDKQSFSDQLAAVGDTCHQVADLVEAGHEVVITHGNGPQVGFLLIRSHLSRNRLPETPLDAANAQTQAEIGYMIQQALGNELSRRGLYQTQKAKSQGSGVEAQSPARVNGVVTVVTQVVVDPNDPAFQNPSKPVGPFYTKAEAAALQRELGWTMREDAGRGFRRFVPSPRPVEIVELPEIRRLLESGFVVIACGGGGIPVVSERTTQSSVVRSQNAECGKPESEGWRQVMDSRLLRGVAAVIDKDLASSLLARELGADIFVISTAVEQVYLDYGKPNQRPLGSVKAKEMREYLLAGQFPDGSMGPKVEAALSFLGLDEFRTQEAERRMQELGAERQVIITDPEHIVAALRGEAGTRITA; encoded by the coding sequence GTGAATAGCAGGATAGTCCTCGCCATCGGCGGTAATTCCCTTATACGGGCCAAGGACAAGCAGTCTTTTTCGGACCAGCTTGCTGCAGTTGGTGACACCTGCCACCAGGTTGCCGACTTGGTCGAGGCCGGGCATGAGGTCGTCATTACCCACGGCAACGGGCCACAGGTCGGCTTCCTTCTCATTCGGTCGCACTTGTCACGGAACCGGCTGCCGGAGACTCCACTCGATGCCGCGAATGCTCAGACCCAGGCGGAAATCGGGTACATGATTCAGCAGGCGCTCGGCAACGAGCTGAGCCGGCGGGGACTGTATCAAACCCAGAAAGCCAAGAGCCAAGGGTCAGGAGTAGAAGCTCAAAGTCCAGCCAGAGTGAATGGCGTTGTGACAGTTGTGACACAGGTGGTGGTTGACCCGAATGACCCGGCGTTTCAGAATCCGTCCAAGCCGGTCGGGCCGTTCTATACCAAGGCTGAGGCCGCGGCTCTGCAGAGAGAACTGGGCTGGACAATGCGTGAGGACGCAGGTCGCGGGTTTCGGAGATTCGTGCCGTCGCCCCGGCCAGTGGAGATTGTAGAGCTGCCGGAGATTAGGCGGTTGCTGGAGTCAGGGTTCGTGGTAATCGCCTGCGGTGGAGGAGGGATTCCGGTTGTGAGTGAGCGGACAACTCAGAGCTCAGTAGTCAGGAGTCAGAACGCAGAGTGCGGAAAACCGGAGTCGGAAGGCTGGCGGCAGGTGATGGATAGTAGGCTGTTGCGGGGAGTAGCAGCGGTGATTGATAAGGATTTGGCATCGAGCCTACTCGCGCGGGAACTCGGCGCTGACATATTCGTGATTTCCACCGCGGTGGAGCAGGTGTATCTGGATTACGGTAAGCCAAACCAGCGGCCGCTCGGTAGCGTCAAAGCAAAAGAGATGCGGGAATACCTCTTGGCCGGTCAGTTTCCAGATGGTAGCATGGGGCCGAAGGTTGAGGCGGCCCTTTCCTTTCTGGGGCTAGATGAATTCAGGACGCAGGAAGCAGAACGCAGAATGCAGGAGCTGGGAGCGGAGCGGCAGGTTATTATCACCGACCCGGAACATATAGTGGCCGCACTGCGGGGAGAAGCGGGAACGAGAATTACAGCATGA
- a CDS encoding asparagine synthetase B, producing the protein MVLIPMDLTQADHLKAYGIVYRLLQRGQRAEWLLNYRGGSFLLPVEAQAMKECRLEGVVYQSVSAADLVQIRQTIDQNNMESVMLERPTRLAVYVPPTADPWDDAVRLALDYAGIPYDKVWDEEVLAGKLSQYDWLHLHHEDFTGQYGKFYASYHNADWYQAEVALNTKMARKLGFSKVSKLKLAIVGMVRQYVADGGMLFAMCSATDTPDIAWAAQNTDICNQVFDGDGVDPAYRSKLDYSGCLAFENFELVTDPMVYEHSDIDTYLEATARGPDTYFALFDFSAKFDPVPTMLVQNHVGLVKEFLGQNCGFRRERLKKSTLIMGEVKNTEEVKYIHGNFGKGTWTFLGGHDPEDYAHRIGDPVTDLSLHKNSPGYRLILNNVLFPAAEKKKLKT; encoded by the coding sequence ATGGTGCTTATTCCGATGGACCTGACGCAGGCCGACCATCTGAAGGCGTACGGCATCGTGTATCGGCTGTTGCAGCGGGGGCAGAGAGCGGAGTGGCTTCTGAACTATCGGGGCGGTTCGTTCCTCTTGCCGGTTGAGGCTCAGGCAATGAAAGAGTGTCGGCTTGAAGGGGTGGTCTATCAGTCGGTGTCCGCGGCCGACCTGGTACAGATCAGGCAGACTATTGATCAGAACAACATGGAGTCAGTTATGCTGGAGCGGCCAACGAGGCTGGCGGTGTACGTTCCACCCACCGCTGACCCGTGGGACGATGCGGTTCGGCTGGCCCTGGACTATGCCGGCATTCCGTACGACAAGGTCTGGGATGAGGAGGTGCTGGCCGGTAAGCTTTCCCAGTACGACTGGCTGCATCTGCATCACGAGGATTTCACCGGCCAGTACGGCAAGTTCTATGCTTCGTACCATAACGCAGACTGGTACCAGGCCGAAGTGGCGCTGAATACGAAAATGGCGCGTAAGCTCGGATTCTCCAAAGTCAGCAAACTGAAGCTTGCGATTGTCGGGATGGTGCGGCAGTATGTCGCGGATGGCGGGATGCTGTTTGCAATGTGTTCGGCCACAGACACGCCGGATATTGCCTGGGCGGCACAGAATACGGATATCTGTAATCAGGTTTTCGATGGCGACGGCGTTGATCCGGCGTATCGCTCAAAGCTCGACTACAGTGGTTGTCTGGCATTCGAGAACTTTGAGCTAGTTACCGACCCAATGGTGTATGAGCACTCAGACATTGACACCTATCTTGAGGCGACTGCCCGCGGGCCGGATACATACTTCGCACTGTTTGACTTCTCGGCCAAGTTTGACCCGGTGCCGACGATGCTGGTTCAGAACCACGTAGGGCTGGTCAAGGAGTTTCTCGGCCAGAACTGCGGGTTTCGCCGGGAGCGGCTGAAAAAGAGCACGCTCATTATGGGTGAGGTCAAGAATACCGAGGAGGTGAAGTACATTCACGGTAACTTCGGCAAGGGGACTTGGACTTTTCTCGGTGGCCACGACCCTGAGGACTACGCCCACCGCATCGGCGACCCAGTGACCGACCTTTCCTTGCACAAGAACTCGCCTGGGTACAGGCTGATACTGAATAACGTGCTGTTTCCCGCGGCGGAGAAGAAAAAGCTGAAGACGTGA
- a CDS encoding four helix bundle protein, which translates to MLRNYKELTAWQRAYGLCLEVYRLTAEFPKEEKYGLVSQIRRAAVSVPSNIAEGYGRRTTGEYLQSLHVAYASLCELETQVLLVSDLGFLKLEPSRKLKEDVGDVERLLKALIRSLEQKRSAPEH; encoded by the coding sequence ATGCTGAGGAACTACAAGGAGTTGACTGCATGGCAGCGGGCGTACGGGCTTTGTCTGGAGGTTTATCGCCTTACTGCCGAGTTTCCAAAGGAGGAGAAGTATGGGCTTGTATCTCAGATTCGGCGGGCCGCCGTGTCGGTTCCATCCAACATTGCCGAGGGATACGGCAGAAGAACCACGGGTGAGTATCTCCAGTCTCTGCATGTTGCGTACGCTTCTCTGTGCGAGCTCGAGACGCAAGTTCTCCTTGTTTCGGACCTGGGGTTCCTGAAATTGGAGCCGTCGCGGAAACTGAAGGAAGACGTTGGTGATGTCGAGCGGTTGCTCAAGGCGCTCATCAGGTCATTGGAGCAGAAGCGTTCTGCTCCTGAACACTAG
- a CDS encoding HypC/HybG/HupF family hydrogenase formation chaperone, translating into MCLAIPVRITELRGDMAVGEVGGIEREISVLMTPDVRVGDYVIVHAGFALQIVDQEEAKENLRILSEMAQVTEKVRQKARRTRPNRTG; encoded by the coding sequence ATGTGCCTGGCCATACCGGTAAGAATTACCGAGCTTCGCGGCGATATGGCGGTCGGTGAAGTAGGCGGCATCGAGCGCGAGATTTCCGTGCTGATGACGCCGGATGTGAGAGTCGGTGATTATGTCATAGTTCACGCCGGGTTTGCACTGCAGATTGTGGACCAGGAAGAGGCGAAGGAGAACCTCAGGATTCTTTCCGAGATGGCTCAGGTCACCGAGAAGGTTCGGCAGAAGGCGCGGCGGACTAGGCCTAACCGGACTGGGTGA
- a CDS encoding SLC13 family permease, with protein MIRLETFVRPELALTCPEGCTQEQLFRLVADRLYENGIITDREALVRELLAREQLGSTGVGNGIALPHALVPSASSAAVATVRLSTPLDWAAADREPVRTAFVIVGPTDERKLYLEILAELARSLNQSEIRAAALRTTNPVRVAEIVSSPPHQSFIRRNRRMLVFLLVVAAAYVAARLTLPLIRLPNVGFYAAPEYLKFNMQPWLARQELTVALFVAMVLGTLLFWRFRVAIAAASLGVLLVAGVMNLETTVDFMSIPTILFIMAMMVIVRWLENIGVFRFVVVKAVEQVKGIPWLLLLILMGFSVLMGGFADEVSAILVTFGLALEVSRRTKAPLVPYLLSLVFATNVGSALTLVGNPIGVYIAFAGNLTFEDFLRWATPVSALAAVIVALLCLLLFRKHFFGRRYEFDARELEQSIGIVDPAKLRTGIITFAVTVVMIALHRRIEVLLGLGDGTALVAVALMVTGFIVFHEQERGKLLIERGIDWWTLLFFMFLFANAACLEYTGVTTKLGYLLHTLSGNISAALGGRVGVAGSASVLMLWASSLLSGFVDNLPIVAALVPIARDMGPAGINIPHASILWWALLFGGCFGGNLTVIGSTANLVAVGAFERTTGQHVKFGEWFRVGIVVTAVSLAVATAALLIQTKIAP; from the coding sequence ATGATTAGGCTGGAGACTTTTGTCCGGCCCGAGCTGGCCCTGACCTGCCCTGAGGGTTGCACGCAGGAGCAGCTCTTCCGGCTCGTGGCCGACCGGCTCTACGAGAATGGCATCATCACCGACCGCGAAGCCCTGGTCCGCGAACTCCTCGCCCGTGAGCAACTCGGCTCGACCGGCGTAGGCAACGGCATCGCCCTGCCACACGCCCTTGTGCCTTCGGCTAGTTCGGCAGCAGTAGCAACCGTCCGCCTTTCCACGCCTTTGGACTGGGCTGCAGCCGACCGTGAGCCGGTGCGCACGGCCTTCGTCATCGTTGGCCCGACCGATGAACGGAAACTCTACTTGGAGATTCTCGCTGAACTCGCCCGCTCGTTGAACCAATCCGAGATTCGTGCCGCAGCACTCCGTACCACCAACCCGGTGCGCGTAGCTGAAATCGTGTCCTCGCCTCCCCACCAGTCTTTCATCCGTCGCAACCGCAGGATGCTAGTATTTCTGCTCGTGGTCGCCGCAGCCTACGTCGCAGCTCGACTGACCTTGCCTCTGATTCGGCTTCCCAACGTCGGATTCTACGCCGCACCGGAATATCTGAAGTTCAACATGCAGCCCTGGCTCGCGCGGCAGGAACTCACCGTTGCGCTATTCGTCGCAATGGTTCTTGGCACGCTCCTATTCTGGCGATTCCGCGTGGCCATTGCCGCAGCCAGCCTCGGGGTCCTGTTGGTGGCGGGCGTAATGAACCTAGAGACCACTGTGGACTTCATGTCCATCCCAACCATCCTGTTCATAATGGCGATGATGGTCATCGTCCGCTGGCTAGAAAACATCGGCGTGTTCCGCTTCGTGGTTGTCAAAGCGGTCGAACAGGTCAAGGGCATTCCCTGGTTGCTCCTGCTCATCCTGATGGGGTTCTCGGTCCTGATGGGCGGGTTCGCCGACGAGGTATCGGCAATCCTTGTGACCTTCGGCCTGGCCCTGGAGGTGTCCCGCCGCACCAAGGCTCCACTCGTACCCTACCTGCTCAGTCTGGTATTCGCCACCAACGTCGGCAGCGCCCTCACCCTTGTCGGCAACCCCATCGGCGTGTACATCGCCTTTGCCGGCAACCTGACGTTCGAAGACTTCCTGCGCTGGGCCACTCCGGTTTCCGCCCTCGCCGCAGTTATCGTCGCCCTGCTCTGTCTTCTTCTGTTCCGCAAACACTTCTTCGGCCGACGCTACGAATTCGACGCCAGAGAATTGGAGCAGTCGATCGGCATTGTGGACCCTGCGAAACTACGCACTGGCATCATCACTTTTGCCGTCACAGTAGTGATGATCGCCCTGCACCGCCGCATCGAAGTACTACTCGGCCTTGGTGACGGTACCGCGCTAGTTGCGGTCGCGCTGATGGTCACCGGGTTCATCGTCTTCCACGAACAGGAACGCGGCAAGCTACTCATCGAGCGGGGCATTGACTGGTGGACCCTGCTCTTCTTCATGTTCCTGTTCGCCAATGCCGCCTGCCTTGAGTACACCGGGGTAACCACCAAACTCGGCTACCTGCTGCACACCCTGTCCGGTAACATCAGCGCGGCCCTTGGAGGACGGGTCGGCGTTGCCGGGTCGGCGTCGGTTCTGATGCTCTGGGCAAGCAGCCTCTTGTCCGGCTTTGTAGACAATCTGCCAATCGTGGCCGCGCTTGTGCCCATCGCCCGGGACATGGGTCCGGCCGGCATCAATATCCCTCACGCCTCGATTCTCTGGTGGGCGCTCTTGTTCGGCGGCTGTTTCGGCGGCAACCTGACTGTCATCGGCTCGACCGCCAACCTTGTTGCAGTTGGCGCCTTCGAGCGCACGACTGGACAACACGTCAAGTTCGGCGAATGGTTCCGTGTCGGCATTGTTGTCACCGCCGTATCGCTGGCAGTCGCCACTGCGGCACTCCTGATTCAGACTAAGATTGCCCCCTAA
- a CDS encoding DegT/DnrJ/EryC1/StrS family aminotransferase — protein MADLPSSIPLYDIRSNTRCVADEYARILNRIITSGRFVAGPELAAFEQELGCYLGASHVLGVKSGTDALVLTLDALGIGPGDEVITTPFTFFATVEAIIRVGATPVFADIESGTLCLDPAACESTITPRTKAVLLVHLFGHCGEVSEFVELCAKHGLALIEDASQAIGSIWQGRKLGSFGNAGTFSFYPTKNLAALGDGGAVATSDPALARTIGQLRRHGRDEQGQHIRTGYNSQLDEIQAAVLRLGLARLDAENTRRRVLAARYDEALAGVARLVRGHRDCVSNYHQYAILVPERDKLRDYLSKHGVETGCYYERPVYLEPALERHALPEANCQVPETGISAICNLQSGLYHRQPCPVAEQTSLEIINLPIRPTLTEAEQERIILLIQRFYGTYD, from the coding sequence TTGGCCGATTTGCCGAGCTCAATCCCGCTGTATGACATCCGAAGCAACACCAGGTGTGTTGCGGATGAATACGCTCGCATCCTGAACCGAATCATTACCAGCGGCCGGTTTGTAGCCGGGCCGGAACTGGCCGCGTTTGAGCAGGAACTCGGCTGCTATCTGGGCGCAAGCCACGTGCTCGGGGTCAAGAGCGGCACCGACGCTTTGGTCCTGACTCTTGACGCACTCGGCATCGGCCCGGGCGATGAAGTCATCACTACACCGTTCACCTTCTTCGCCACAGTCGAGGCAATAATTCGTGTGGGTGCGACTCCGGTATTCGCTGACATCGAATCTGGTACGCTCTGTCTTGACCCCGCGGCTTGCGAGTCGACTATCACGCCAAGGACGAAGGCAGTCTTGCTGGTTCATCTGTTCGGCCATTGCGGAGAGGTTTCGGAATTCGTCGAGCTGTGCGCGAAGCACGGCCTTGCCCTGATTGAAGACGCCTCGCAGGCGATCGGCTCGATCTGGCAGGGCAGAAAACTCGGAAGCTTTGGTAACGCCGGCACGTTCAGTTTCTACCCCACCAAGAACCTTGCCGCACTTGGTGATGGCGGTGCGGTCGCAACCTCGGACCCGGCCCTAGCCCGCACCATTGGCCAACTGAGACGTCACGGCAGAGACGAACAGGGTCAACACATACGGACCGGCTACAACTCTCAGCTTGACGAAATCCAGGCTGCGGTGCTCCGCCTGGGACTGGCCCGGCTTGATGCCGAGAATACCCGGCGACGCGTGCTCGCCGCACGGTATGACGAAGCGCTCGCCGGCGTCGCGCGGCTTGTCCGGGGACACCGGGACTGCGTTTCCAACTACCACCAGTACGCCATCCTTGTTCCGGAGCGGGACAAGCTGCGCGACTACCTGTCGAAGCACGGAGTCGAAACCGGATGCTACTATGAGCGGCCGGTATATCTTGAGCCAGCACTTGAGCGCCACGCATTACCGGAAGCCAATTGCCAGGTACCAGAGACCGGAATCTCTGCAATCTGTAATCTGCAATCCGGCCTCTACCACCGCCAGCCTTGCCCGGTGGCCGAGCAGACGTCCCTTGAAATCATCAACCTACCGATTCGTCCGACTTTGACCGAAGCTGAGCAAGAACGTATAATTCTGCTCATCCAACGTTTCTACGGTACTTATGATTAG